A stretch of the Capricornis sumatraensis isolate serow.1 chromosome 19, serow.2, whole genome shotgun sequence genome encodes the following:
- the LOXL1 gene encoding lysyl oxidase homolog 1 isoform X2 yields the protein MPPEAYSPPRAVEPQPPFRVLEPPYLPVRSSDAPPPGSERNGAQQGRLSVGSVYRPNQNGRGLPDLVPDPNYVQASTYVQRAHLYSLRCAAEEKCLASTAYAPEATDYDVRVLLRFPQRVKNQGTADFLPNRPRHAWEWHSCHQHYHSMDEFSHYDLLDAATGKKVAEGHKASFCLEDSTCDFGNLKRYACTSHTQGLSPGCYDTYNADIDCQWIDITDVQPGNYILKVHVNPKYIVLESDFTNNVVRCNIHYTGRYVSTTNCKIVQS from the exons ATGCCGCCCGAGGCCTACAGCCCGCCGCGGGCCGTGGAGCCGCAGCCCCCCTTCCGCGTGCTGGAGCCTCCCTACCTGCCGGTGCGCAGCTCCGACGCGCCCCCGCCGGGCTCCGAGCGCAACGGCGCGCAGCAGGGCCGCCTGAGCGTGGGCAGCGTGTACCGGCCCAACCAGAACGGTCGAG gtctccctgacTTGGTCCCAGACCCCAACTACGTGCAAGCGTCCACTTACGTCCAGAGAGCCCACCTGTACTCCCTGCGCTGTGCTGCGGAGGAAAAGTGCCTGGCCAG CACAGCCTATGCCCCCGAGGCCACCGACTACGACGTGCGGGTGCTGCTGCGTTTCCCCCAGCGTGTGAAAAACCAGGGCACAGCGGACTTCCTCCCGAACCGGCCACGGCACGCCTGGGAGTGGCACAGCTGCCACCA GCACTACCACAGCATGGACGAGTTCAGCCACTACGACCTGCTAGACGCAGCCACAGGCAAGAAGGTGGCCGAGGGCCACAAGGCCAGCTTCTGCCTGGAGGACAGCACCTGTGACTTCGGCAACCTCAAGCGCTATGCCTGCACCTCTCACACCCAG GGCCTGAGCCCAGGCTGCTATGACACGTACAACGCAGACATCGACTGCCAGTGGATTGACATCACCGATGTGCAGCCCGGGAACTACATCCTCAAG GTGCATGTGAACCCAAAGTACATCGTTTTGGAGTCTGACTTCACCAACAATGTAGTGAGATGCAACATCCACTATACAGGTCGCTACGTTTCTACAACAAACTGCAAAATTGTCCA ATCCTGA
- the LOXL1 gene encoding lysyl oxidase homolog 1 isoform X1: MALALTGWQLVWGACVCVLVRGQQAPPGQGSDPGRWRQLIQWENNGQVYSLLNSGAEYVPPGPQGSEANSRVLLAGAPQAPPRRSQGGLRRRQAPSLPLPGRVASDTVRGQARHPFGFGQVPDNWREVAVGDSTGMARARTSVSQQRHGGSASSVLASASAFASTYRQPSSFPQQQFPYPQAPFVSQYETYDPATRTYDQGYVYYRSAGGGLGAAAVASAGVVYPFQPRARYEEYGGGGGEEQPEYPPQGFYPAAPERPYAPQPADGLDRRYSHSLYHEGTAGLEPAYPDPGPDAAQPNGGGGGGTYGGGGGDPRFGWYPPYGNMPPEAYSPPRAVEPQPPFRVLEPPYLPVRSSDAPPPGSERNGAQQGRLSVGSVYRPNQNGRGLPDLVPDPNYVQASTYVQRAHLYSLRCAAEEKCLASTAYAPEATDYDVRVLLRFPQRVKNQGTADFLPNRPRHAWEWHSCHQHYHSMDEFSHYDLLDAATGKKVAEGHKASFCLEDSTCDFGNLKRYACTSHTQGLSPGCYDTYNADIDCQWIDITDVQPGNYILKVHVNPKYIVLESDFTNNVVRCNIHYTGRYVSTTNCKIVQ; this comes from the exons ATGGCTCTGGCCCTAACCGGCTGGCAGCTGGTGTGGGGCGCCTGCGTCTGCGTCCTGGTGCGCGGGCAGCAGGCGCCGCCAGGGCAGGGCTCGGACCCGGGACGCTGGCGGCAGCTGATCCAGTGGGAGAATAACGGGCAGGTGTACAGCCTGCTCAACTCAGGCGCGGAGTACGTGCCGCCGGGGCCTCAGGGCTCCGAGGCTAATTCCCGGGTGCTGCTGGCGGGCGCGCCCCAGGCCCCTCCGCGGCGCAGCCAGGGGGGCCTCCGGCGTCGGCAGGCCCCGTCCCTGCCCCTGCCGGGACGCGTCGCCTCGGACACCGTGCGCGGTCAAGCGCGGCACCCCTTCGGCTTCGGCCAGGTGCCCGACAACTGGCGCGAGGTGGCCGTCGGGGACAGCACGGGCATGGCCCGGGCCCGCACCTCCGTCTCCCAGCAACGGCACGGGGGCTCCGCCTCCTCGGTCTTGGCCTCGGCCTCTGCCTTCGCCAGCACCTACCGCCAGCCGTCCTCCTTCCCGCAGCAGCAGTTCCCCTACCCGCAGGCGCCCTTCGTCAGCCAGTACGAGACGTACGACCCCGCGACGCGGACCTACGACCAGGGCTACGTGTACTACCGCAGCGCGGGCGGCGGCCTGGGCGCGGCGGCCGTGGCCTCGGCGGGGGTCGTCTACCCCTTCCAGCCGCGGGCGCGCTACGAGGAGTACGGAGGTGGCGGCGGCGAGGAGCAGCCCGAGTACCCGCCGCAGGGCTTCTATCCCGCCGCCCCGGAGAGGCCGTACGCGCCGCAGCCCGCCGACGGCCTGGACCGGCGCTACTCGCACAGCCTGTACCACGAGGGCACCGCGGGCCTCGAGCCGGCCTACCCCGACCCGGGCCCCGACGCCGCGCAGCCCaacggcggcgggggcggcggcacgtacggcggcggcggcggcgacccCCGCTTCGGCTGGTACCCACCCTACGGCAACATGCCGCCCGAGGCCTACAGCCCGCCGCGGGCCGTGGAGCCGCAGCCCCCCTTCCGCGTGCTGGAGCCTCCCTACCTGCCGGTGCGCAGCTCCGACGCGCCCCCGCCGGGCTCCGAGCGCAACGGCGCGCAGCAGGGCCGCCTGAGCGTGGGCAGCGTGTACCGGCCCAACCAGAACGGTCGAG gtctccctgacTTGGTCCCAGACCCCAACTACGTGCAAGCGTCCACTTACGTCCAGAGAGCCCACCTGTACTCCCTGCGCTGTGCTGCGGAGGAAAAGTGCCTGGCCAG CACAGCCTATGCCCCCGAGGCCACCGACTACGACGTGCGGGTGCTGCTGCGTTTCCCCCAGCGTGTGAAAAACCAGGGCACAGCGGACTTCCTCCCGAACCGGCCACGGCACGCCTGGGAGTGGCACAGCTGCCACCA GCACTACCACAGCATGGACGAGTTCAGCCACTACGACCTGCTAGACGCAGCCACAGGCAAGAAGGTGGCCGAGGGCCACAAGGCCAGCTTCTGCCTGGAGGACAGCACCTGTGACTTCGGCAACCTCAAGCGCTATGCCTGCACCTCTCACACCCAG GGCCTGAGCCCAGGCTGCTATGACACGTACAACGCAGACATCGACTGCCAGTGGATTGACATCACCGATGTGCAGCCCGGGAACTACATCCTCAAG GTGCATGTGAACCCAAAGTACATCGTTTTGGAGTCTGACTTCACCAACAATGTAGTGAGATGCAACATCCACTATACAGGTCGCTACGTTTCTACAACAAACTGCAAAATTGTCCAGTAA